Proteins from a single region of Trichoderma asperellum chromosome 3, complete sequence:
- a CDS encoding uncharacterized protein (EggNog:ENOG41): MQNEDSSSADCLGFASASAPAFSSAAVSHPPSASSSASASTQAPNAASDSGLPNSAPTFGQGPATSPRPLAAVLETASSPFFAGTSRQEHSRHHSAGLPVPWHLDNSNTGQAGSHPPANSSAALPSNKSYPSLSQAVAAGSSSGDRTGKRQSRRSKHGQAMGSVPAKKPRTGGSPPRRIEMLSDAMFPLSSMQVNREDAVSPLFFSHAPARHFPRPHSVPVSDAASAIMAQAREETAGTVTTLKLPRASVRSTNAALSGSTPSSMDMSVPSLSPDMRSLPPSLQMLQGVGVLELLEHDDRPTFLVDLANPANANRPGLPIVYYNGSLRAAESIHSLLNPDLEDIASPDLPEDFNEFKSWVMASGTDALDVPSSTYEYGGITWICTTLRRRFRFISGSTAYHITHPASPMVEEAEEEETAMLGPDVSGHPLSTPVTPAVDILEPPDYFGSVTVKPTIESVDTTDTTPATGTIEPIFDTNRRHPDDFTNQVLQSQPVRSTFDWTKIPYNDNLPEHIKLAKSIDWASTPLGPMSEWSYNLRGMTNLIMASPNPTAMYWGREFVSLYNAAYVALAGSKHPDLMGQRYAVGWAEIKEEFLPIFKSAWESGQAIMKHDNQIFINRHGFLEETFFSWSIIPILGEEGEVVGLYNPCFENTRRRINERRMLTLREIGERTASAASINEFWPQLRKGLMFNEYDIPFSMVYSVKDDTESEVSSLHSGSFVHSPQLILEGSRGVPEGHVAAPQTIDLRTSDEGFAPYLRQSLARGGVPVVLSEEDDTLPKRLIEGFEWGGFGDPCRTIVAFPVIPTNTGEAVTGFVVLGVNPRRPYDDDYKLFIYLLSRQLATSMASVLLFEEEIRRGQRAAQLALMDRQELSEKLEQRTQEASELESKFTRMAEAAPVGMFIADNLGHINYCNDMWWQISRNARSEQIGTVWMDSVRVEDRPKLEEAWTRLLEQKVTISLEFRFNCSQLCGDHTVDTWVLMSAFPEKGPDGSLASIFGCITDISSQKWAERVQSERREEAVELKRQQENFIDITSHEMRNPLSAILQCVDQISNSIASFMAQSDRTEVDSLLESCLDASNTINLCASHQKRIVDDILTLSKLDSNLLAVTPVDEQPIKVVHRTLKMFESELLAHDIDFEFRVDNSFETYGVNWAKLDPSRLRQVLINLMTNAIKFTQGREKRAIIVSMCATKDISEITSQGTFYFERNDVQRTVGMNIDNEEEWGSGERFNIHCSVEDTGAGLGDEEMKVLFQRFQQATPRTHVQYGGSGLGLFISRILTEMQGGQIGVSSQKDAGSKFSFYIQSRKCMNPPSQYEHITPFKLERRIQSPATSSQPAGGSASRNQSDAGRSPLFDVLIVEDNIVNQKVLQRQLRNCGNNTFVANHGKEALQTLQKSRFWAGQEAEGVDISVILMDLEMPVMDGMTCARRIRELEKEGTIIKHIPIIAVTAYARPEQIENAKAAGIDDVISKPFRIPELLPKIEELVGKYQSLSVSSDA; the protein is encoded by the exons ATGCAGAACGAGGACTCCTCCTCCGCAGATTGCCTTGGCTTTGCCTCCGCCTCTGCTCCtgccttctcttctgctgccgTCTCACACCCGCCCTCAGCGTCGTcttcagcatcagcctcgACTCAGGCTCCAAACGCTGCTTCAGACTCTGGACTACCGAACTCTGCCCCGACCTTTGGCCAAGGACCAGCAACCTCTCCTCGACCTCTTGCGGCGGTGCTGGAGACGGCATCTTCGCCCTTCTTCGCAGGCACTTCGCGCCAGGAGCACTCCAGACACCATTCGGCAGGCTTGCCGGTGCCATGGCATCTCGACAATAGCAACACTGGTCAAGCAGGCTCTCACCCCCCAGCAAACTCGAGTGCGGCCCTACCATCGAATAAGAGCTACCCAAGCTTAAGCCAGGCTGTAGCCGCAGGTTCGTCGTCCGGTGATAGAACAGGAAAGCGCCAGTCGCGCAGAAGCAAGCACGGCCAAGCGATGGGGTCGGTGCCGGCCAAGAAGCCTCGCACGGGGGGCTCGCCTCCAAGGAGAATTGAAATGCTAAGCGATGCCATGTTTCCCCTGAGCTCCATGCAAGTGAATCGCGAAGATGCGGtctcccctctctttttttctcatgcCCCTGCACGCCATTTCCCTCGTCCTCATAGCGTTCCTGTCTCAGACGCAGCTTCGGCTATTATGGCACAAGCTCGCGAGGAAACTGCAGGGACGGTCACGACGCTGAAACTCCCCAGAGCTAGTGTTCGCTCCACAAATGCGGCTCTCTCCGGCAGCACGCCGTCGTCCATGGATATGTCTGTACCGTCTCTGAGCCCGGATATGCGCAGCCTGCCCCCCAGCCTGCAGATGCTTCAAGGTGTCGGCGTGCTagagcttcttgagcatGACGATAGACCGACCTTCCTGGTTGATCTGGCCAACCCAGCAAACGCTAATCGCCCTGGCTTGCCGATCGTTTACTATAATGGATCTTTGCGGGCAGCCGAGTCGATCCACAGCCTTTTGAACCCCGACCTAGAAGACATCGCGTCTCCCGATCTCCCAGAGGATTTCAATGAGTTCAAATCTTGGGTTATGGCTAGTGGGACTGATGCCTTGGACGTGCCTTCATCAACTTACGAGTACGGCGGGATTACATGGATTTGCACAACTTTAAGACGTCGATTTCGATTCATCAGCGGAAGTACTGCATATCACATAACACACCCAGCATCGCCAATggtggaagaagcagaggaagaagaaactgcCATGCTTGGGCCAGATGTCAGTGGCCATCCTTTGTCGACGCCGGTTACCCCCGCTGTTGATATCCTGGAGCCGCCTGACTACTTTGGTAGCGTCACCGTGAAGCCTACGATTGAGTCTGTGGATACAACCGACACAACTCCCGCAACCGGCACCATAGAACCCATCTTTGATACGAACCGACGCCATCCGGACGATTTCACCAACCAGGTACTGCAATCGCAGCCAGTAAGATCGACTTTTGACTGGACCAAGATTCCATACAACGACAATCTGCCTGAGCATATCAAATTGGCCAAGTCTATTGACTGGGCCTCTACACCTCTTGGCCCCATGAGTGAATGGAGCTATAACTTGAGAGGCATGACAAATTTAATCATGGCAAGCCCAAATCCAACTGCCATGTATTGGGGCCGTGAGTTTGTCAGTCTCTATAACGCCGCATACGTGGCCTTGGCCGGCAGCAAACACCCAGACCTCATGGGCCAACGATATGCAGTTGGCTGGGCCGAGATCAAGGAAGAATTCCTGCCCATATTTAAATCGGCTTGGGAGTCTGGCCAAGCAATAATGAAGCATGATAACCAAATCTTCATCAACAGGCATGGGTTTTTGGAAGAAACCTTCTTCTCATGGTCCATTATTCCAATCCTTggtgaagaaggcgaggTGGTCGGCCTATACAACCCCTGTTTTGAAAACACTCGACGAAGAATCAACGAGCGCCGAATGCTTACCTTGAGAGAGATAGGAGAGCGGACGGCTTCAGCGGCTTCCATCAACGAATTTTGGCCGCAGTTGAGGAAGGGCTTGATGTTTAATGAATATGACATTCCGTTTAGTATGGTCTACTCTGTCAAGGACGACACCGAAAGCGAAGTGTCATCACTGCATTCCGGTAGCTTTGTCCACTCGCCCCAGCTTATTCTCGAGGGATCTCGTGGTGTCCCAGAAGGTCATGTGGCGGCCCCTCAAACCATAGATCTACGTACATCGGACGAAGGCTTTGCGCCGTATCTGCGACAATCCTTGGCAAGAGGTGGAGTCCCTGTTGTGTTATccgaagaagatgatacCCTGCCAAAGCGCCTCATAGAAGGATTTGAGTGGGGAGGGTTCGGGGATCCGTGCAGAACCATTGTCGCCTTTCCGGTCATTCCTACAAACACTGGCGAAGCTGTAACGGGCTTTGTTGTGCTTGGCGTAAACCCACGGCGGCCGTATGATGATGATTACAAGTTATTCATCTACCTACTATCACGCCAGTTGGCAACTTCCATGGCCTCGGTTCTGCtctttgaagaagagattcgGCGTGGCCAGCGAGCAGCGCAACTAGCTCTGATGGATCGCCAAGAGCTCTCAGAAAAGCTCGAGCAACGTACACAAGAAGCCAGCGAGTTGGAATCTAAATTCACGCGCATGGCGGAGGCTGCCCCGGTTGGAATGTTTATTGCCGACAACCTTGGCCATATAAACTACTGCAACGACATGTGGTGGCAGATCTCTCGCAACGCTCGATCCGAGCAAATAGGTACTGTCTGGATGGACAGCGTACGAGTTGAAGATAGGCCTAAGCTCGAAGAAGCTTGGACTCGCCTTCTGGAGCAAAAAGTGACCATCTCATTGGAGTTTCGGTTTAATTGTAGCCAACTCTGCGGAGATCACACTGTCGACACCTGGGTCCTGATGAGCGCCTTTCCAGAAAAGGGCCCCGACGGTAGTTTGGCGTCTATCTTTGGCTGCATCACAGATATATCTTCCCAGAAGTGGGCTGAAAGGGTCCAGAGTGAGAGGCGCGAAGAAGCCGTGGAGCTCAAGCGCCAGCAAGAAAATTTCATTGACATTACGAGCCACGAGATGAGGAACCCCTTGTCGGCGATCCTTCAGTGTGTAGATCAAATCTCCAATAGTATTGCCTCGTTTATGGCCCAGTCAGACAGAACGGAAGTAGACTCCCTTTTGGAATCCTGTCTTGATGCTTCCAATACCATCAACCTCTGCGCCAGCCACCAAAAGCGTATTGTCGACGATATTTTAACACTGTCGAAGCTCGATTCAAACCTACTAGCTGTCACTCCTGTTGATGAGCAGCCAATAAAGGTTGTCCATCGCACGCTAAAAATGTTTGAGTCGGAGCTGCTTGCCCACGACATAGATTTCGAATTCCGCGTCGACAATAGCTTCGAGACATATGGAGTCAACTGGGCCAAGCTAGATCCGTCACGGCTGAGACAAGTGTTGATCAATCTCATGACCAACGCTATCAAATTCACCCAGGGCCGTGAGAAGCGTGCCATTATCGTGAGTATGTGCGCAACGAAAGATATCTCGGAGATCACAAGCCAGGGGACGTTTTACTTTGAACGAAACGATGTACAGCGGACAGTGGGTATGAACATTGACAACGAAGAGGAGTGGGGCTCTGGTGAACGATTCAATATCCACTGCTCAGTGGAGGACACCGGTGCCGGccttggtgatgaagagatgaagGTCCTCTTTCAACGCTTCCAACAAGCCACTCCTCGGACGCATGTGCAGTATGGTGGCTCTGGGCTAGGACTATTCATCTCCAGGATTTTGACTGAAATGCAAGGTGGCCAGATTGGAGTCTCTTCGCAGAAGGATGCTGGGAGCAAATTCAGCTTTTACATCCAAAGCCGTAAATGCATGAATCCCCCGTCTCAATATGAACACATCACGCCATTCAAGCTCGAACGAAGGATTCAGTCGCCTGCCACAAGCAGCCAACCCGCGGGCGGTTCTGCGTCGCGAAACCAGTCGGATGCGGGCCGCAGCCCCCTTTTCGATGTTCTCATTGTTGAAGATAATATTGTCAATCAGAAGGTGCTGCAGCGACAGCTGCGTAACTGCGGTAATAACACATTCGTGGCCAACCACGGTAAAGAGGCACTCCAGACCCTGCAGAAATCAAGGTTTTGGGCGGGCCAAGAGGCCGAAGGTGTTGATATATCGGTCATCCTTATGGACTTGGAAATGCCTGTAATGGACGGCATGACTTGCGCAAGAAGGATACGCGAACTCGAAAAGGAAGGGACAATTATCAAGCACATCCCCATCATTGCGGTTACGGCTTACGCACGGCCCGAACAAATTGAGAATGCAAAGGCTGCAGGAATT GACGATGTCATCTCCAAGCCATTCCGCATCCCCGAGCTACTTCCCAAAATCGAGGAGCTGGTGGGCAAGTATCAGAGTCTTTCTGTGTCGAGCGACGCATGA
- a CDS encoding uncharacterized protein (EggNog:ENOG41): protein MFKEADIPYTVSAAREVLRNPANLDMELYKEDEQDESGARIKFRVRDRVNELFEVLEKAIDYQRMIADNRKEEPKSAPRKDLEGWNFKDIATDKDPVYLRLAKVKTAGKGWVDFTRAIEAVFLFGGDFGNLMNPIPENSTCSHWETLPPNKYYLAASAKDLNDIIDSMGGNLKANPPRLTDSLVWHSVNMTSNIRCDGSTHAETHCERAQAIWPLRISQPSPKITTLSLEDGGAVVFGHSESIGWIWNDFGDPEKGKLPFDEESDDDNSADSGIGSSLRSPTIPESQYAGQNIHSLRHEHYKIAIICALPKELMAIRALFDETHQDLPQHESDTNTYALGRLGIYNVVAACLPCGDYGTNAASKVASDIEKSFRAVKWYFVVGIGGGIPSDEHDIRLGDVVVSTGVIQHDMGKVMQKDSKIRSTGFPQRPARSLLTALSSVQSDPSVTHDALEAHIQRIVSLRPEYQSPGEDRDRLFPVNSKHNYRQKTCENCKGPHVPKKPRPPGPHIHYGLIASGNQVIKDAATRDRIGAGMNVLCFEMEGAGVMATGNCLVIRGICDYADSHKNDEWHKYAAAAAAAYTKFFLLRIRNLDMQTRDVVQIQKRSVSNLEEEEVYLGKRARYHHE, encoded by the coding sequence ATGTTTAAAGAAGCAGACATCCCTTACACCGTCTCTGCGGCGAGGGAAGTCCTGAGAAATCCTGCAAACCTTGATATGGAGCTCTACAAGGAAGACGAGCAGGATGAATCGGGAGCAAGGATCAAATTTCGGGTCCGTGATCGCGTTAATGAACTATTTGAGGTCCTTGAAAAGGCCATTGATTACCAAAGAATGATAGCTGACAACAGAAAAGAGGAACCCAAATCTGCTCCACGAAAAGACCTTGAAGGCTGgaattttaaagatattgcAACAGATAAAGATCCTGTTTATCTACGTCTCGCAAAGGTAAAGACAGCTGGTAAAGGATGGGTGGATTTTACCCGAGCTATCGAAGCCGTGTTCCTATTTGGCGGAGACTTTGGCAATCTAATGAACCCAATTCCAGAGAATTCCACATGCAGCCACTGGGAGACTCTACCGCCCAACAAATATTACCTTGCTGCTAGTGCGAAGGATCTAAACGATATTATAGACAGCATGGGGGGAAATCTGAAAGCGAATCCCCCACGATTGACGGATTCACTTGTCTGGCATTCTGTCAACATGACATCAAATATTAGATGTGACGGCAGCACTCATGCAGAGACGCATTGCGAGAGAGCTCAGGCTATATGGCCATTACGTATAAGCCAACCATCCCCGAAAATCACCACCTTATCGCTGGAAGACGGTGGAGCCGTGGTATTTGGTCATAGTGAGAGCATAGGATGGATATGGAACGATTTCGGAGACccagaaaaaggaaaactaCCGTTCGATGAAGAATCAGACGATGATAACTCTGCAGACAGCGGGATTGGCTCGAGTCTTCGGTCACCCACCATCCCTGAGTCGCAATATGCTGGACAAAACATTCATTCTCTCAGGCACGAGCATTATAAGATTGCAATAATTTGTGCCCTGCCTAAAGAATTAATGGCCATCCGCGCCTTGTTCGATGAAACTCATCAAGACCTACCACAGCACGAGAGTGACACCAATACCTATGCTCTTGGTCGCTTGGGAATTTATAACGTGGTTGCTGCTTGCCTACCATGCGGAGACTATGGCACGAATGCCGCTTCCAAAGTCGCCTCGGATATCGAGAAGAGCTTCCGTGCCGTGAAATGGTATTTTGTTGTTGGAATTGGCGGAGGAATACCTTCAGATGAGCACGACATTCGACTGGGTGATGTTGTAGTTAGTACTGGCGTCATTCAGCACGACATGGGCAAAGTGATGCAGAAGGACTCCAAGATTCGGAGTACAGGATTCCCGCAACGTCCTGCTAGATCGTTGCTGACGGCTCTTAGTTCGGTGCAGTCTGACCCAAGCGTCACTCACGATGCCCTGGAAGCACACATCCAGCGTATAGTAAGCTTGCGGCCTGAATATCAAAGCCCCGGAGAAGATCGCGATAGGCTATTTCCAGTTAATTCCAAGCACAATTACAGACAAAAGACGTGCGAAAACTGCAAGGGTCCTCATGTTCCCAAGAAGCCTCGGCCTCCAGGCCCGCATATTCATTACGGCCTTATTGCTTCTGGAAACCAGGTGATCAAAGATGCAGCGACTCGGGACCGCATTGGTGCCGGAATGAACGTTCTATGCTTTGAGATGGAGGGTGCTGGTGTTATGGCAACTGGAAACTGTTTGGTTATTCGGGGAATATGCGATTACGCAGACTCGCACAAGAATGACGAGTGGCACAAGTATGCggcagccgctgctgctgcgtatACCAAGTTTTTTCTCCTCCGCATACGCAACTTGGATATGCAGACTCGCGATGTGGTTCAGATACAGAAGCGATCGGTCTCCAAtttagaagaagaggaggtgTATCTGGGTAAGAGGGCTCGGTATCATCATGAATGA
- a CDS encoding uncharacterized protein (EggNog:ENOG41), with the protein MAEENKPVDVAAPVAEEVAAPAPAVVAEETPAVETAAPAAEDKPAEETKPAETEEAAEAPKDEDKKEEEPAKPIEEGFLGHKAQGASFPKNLIASKAFFYFGSESVEADVLAAYKRAEKHVEVAQHNIAWAAHTGKGLLFIGDKKAPHGIINLADATEPENDGSNKFYFTAKGNKHSFKAVSAAERDNWVAQLKEKIAEAKELATAVTESEVYKQTIESFKPAPPAPKEEKTEAPKEEAAPAEETAATAEEAAKEGEAAKEEPAKEELKVKENERRSASRKRTSFFGFGKKEEKKEEAKTEETPAAETPAVVEPVPEVEAATEETPAAEPAAEGEAKASEELQPESPKEKPAVNKRTSFFGNVFSKKEKKAAEAKPEIESPKEEEVPAAETAPVIPPVEATTPLAVDVASPATVPTETTEVAVTNGDAKKEKEKRKSSLPFTFGKRDKSPGPAAEGDEKKGAFSKLRATIKGKGAAKSDDKPIEEAKEEEAIKEEETPATEEAAKTEEPAKEEAAKEEEAPKPAEAEAENKPEDITTATPAVTAAA; encoded by the exons ATGGCTGAGGAAAACAAGCCCGTTGACGTCGCCGCCCCGGTGGCCGAGGAGGtcgctgctcctgctcccgCCGTTGTCGCTGAGGAGACCCCCGCTGTCGAGACCGCAGCCCCTGCTGCTGAGGACAAGCCCGCTGAGGAGACGAAGCCCGCCGAGACtgaggaggctgctgaggccCCCAAGGATgaggacaagaaggaggaggagcccgCCAAGCCCATTGAGGAGGGCTTCCTGGGACACAAGGCTCAGGGCGCCAGCTTCCCCAA GAACCTGATTGCCAGCAAGGCTTTCTTCTACTTCGGCTCCGAGTCCGTCGAGGCTGATGTCCTCGCCGCCTACAAGCGGGCCGAGAAGCACGTTGAGGTTGCCCAGCACAACATTGCCTGGGCTGCTCACACTGGTAAGGGTCTTCTTTTCATTGGTGACAAGAAGGCCCCCCACGGCATCATCAACCTG GCTGATGCCACTGAGCCCGAGAACGATGGCTCCAACAAGTTCTACTTCACTGCCAAGGGCAACAAGCACAGCTTCAAggctgtctctgctgctgagcgcgACAACTGGGTCGCCCAactgaaggagaagattgctgaggccaaggagcttgCCACTGCTGTCACTGAGTCCGAGGTTTACAAGCAGACCATTGAGAGCTTCAAGCCCGCTCCCCCTGCTcccaaggaggagaagactgAGGCCcccaaggaggaggctgccCCTGCTGAGGAGACCGCTGCCACTGCTGAGGAGGCTGCTAAGGAGggcgaggctgccaaggaggagcccgccaaggaggagctcaaggtcaaggagAACGAGCGCCGCTCTGCTAGCCGCAAGCGCACTTCtttcttcggcttcggcaagaaggaggagaagaaggaggaggccaAGACTGAGGAGACTCCCGCTGCTGAGACTCCCGCCGTCGTTGAGCCCGTTCCCGAGGTTGAGGCCGCCACCGAGGAGACCCCCGCTGCTGAGCCCGCCGCCGAGGGtgaggccaaggccagcgaGGAGCTCCAGCCCGAGTCCCCCAAGGAGAAGCCTGCTGTCAACAAGCGCACCAGCTTCTTCGGCAATGTCTTCTctaagaaggagaagaaggctgctgaGGCCAAGCCCGAGATCGAGTCtcccaaggaggaggaggttcCCGCCGCTGAGACTGCTCCCGTCATCCCTCCCGTTGAGGCCACTACCCCATTGGCCGTCGATGTTGCCAGCCCTGCCACCGTCCCTACTGAGACCACTGAGGTTGCTGTGACCAACGGTGatgccaagaaggagaaggagaagcgcaAGTCTTCTCTGCCCTTCACCTTTGGCAAGCGTGACAAGTCTCCCGGCCCTGCTGCCGAGggcgatgagaagaagggcgcGTTCTCCAAGCTCCGTGCTACcatcaagggcaagggagCCGCCAAGTCTGACGACAAGCCCATtgaggaggccaaggaggaggaggccatcaaggaggaggagactcCCGCCACCGAGGAGGCTGCCAAGACTGAGGAGCccgccaaggaggaggctgctaaggaggaggaggccccCAAGCctgccgaggccgaggctgaGAACAAGCCCGAGGACATCACCACCGCTACCCCCGCCGTCACTGCGGCCGCTTAG
- a CDS encoding uncharacterized protein (EggNog:ENOG41): protein MDATNSEDYESHVFDLGLSQEAGNKEETIDSTRLMEGTQFNKSMVLATGRVDSQQFYAPSDSLTSNTNDGNQNFGVGSMFQWDVDSANTTTNNIANNFIEPSPISPGLFYPNIAFDFNPDLFDSEHMVNLYPDADDAMPKSASAAGASRMGAADEAARTHTVNEVTIENLPQVAPETAPRKMTPKDLPTLRDHTDLTINQLEIPLDECIPFETDEFGEKKVMPNGALLGNRKYRCRTFLVLNRGDQLFMLATECARVLGYRDSYLLFNKNRSLYKIIASQAEKDDLVQQEIIPFSYRSRQITIVTARSIFRQFGSRVIENGRRVRDEYWETKARKQGFTKADTADETDLAEEKRPGGASFLNYGADAEHVETFASATDSGYASLPIHEYKGNVQKIERNGNQQFHSNASDINYTNLLDNENQCLDDASSIYTTGPNIPPSKKDAYISSLADDLRNKVSTEKLDEKSVDRICKALPRHLKTFAMRVGSSGSALICRDVMVFVRRYRSEIAIAMRNSYIRENTVRADGLEYNTAMMDLGDLISNWDLNTNLLQDPNNALNKKPDDVMDDSHYHNLDEADGATDSLPELSAYRDFISKHPAYEWLLQSIQRELYMDVSGNVQTNIRETILGYLPKAHRVGRREAPKRYILTFTVDWDLALFLREQEYRESPERAVERAITITGSKFDAQAATTLQYLSQTWSSYGVCLLRIVKHVVCDTHNMAISYNLPDGTQLKSWPRGPEFKLEVTGAAESIAEIGEQLAWLGSALRPSPHESGAAVVGAFVSGMGINSAEEPAPTYFCNINFEFDMIDDAGEISNGQCWHQLFRNPVIVKGYPIPRRPMSDIGLEISLDTMANLVGTRHINTFHNKIFIKGFSAMLIPTRCSDNILLWHSFCKKNGDRVSYLDGRDLHAEDISLHRLETSRHILGWSSSVKYLVGSADANYNISSSWFRRPDENCKLDGVSISKG from the exons ATGGATGCTACTAATAGTGAAGATTACGAGAGCCATGTGTTCGATCTTGGGCTTTCGCAAGAAGCTGGTAACAAGGAGGAGACTATAGATTCTACGCGATTGATGGAAGGAACACAATTTAACAAGTCAATGGTTCTAGCCACTGGTCGCGTCGATTCACAGCAATTTTACGCTCCCAGTGATTCTCTGACAAGTAATACGAACGACGGCAACCAAAATTTCGGGGTCGGCTCTATGTTTCAATGGGACGTGGATTCCGCCAACACCACAACTAATAACATCGCCAATAACTTCATAGAACCATCGCCAATTTCACCTGGACTTTTTTATCCCAATATCGCCTTCGACTTCAACCCCGACCTCTTCGATTCTGAGCATATGGTGAACCTCTATCCAGACGCCGATGATGCCATGCCCAAGTCAGCGTCTGCTGCAGGTGCCTCACGAATGGGAGCGGCTGATGAGGCAGCTAGGACTCATACTGTCAATGAAGTCACTATAGAAAACTTGCCGCAAGTGGCTCCGGAGACGGCGCCGAGAAAGATGACTCCGAAGGATTTACCCACGCTGCGAGATCATACAGATCTCACCATTAATCAGCTCGAGATACCTCTCGATGAGTGCATCCCGTTCGAGACCGATGAAtttggcgagaagaaggtgaTGCCCAACGGTGCGCTTCTTGGCAACCGCAAATACCGATGTCGTACATTCCTGGTCCTAAACCGTGGTGATCAACTGTTCATGCTGGCCACTGAATGCGCACGAGTACTGGGATACCGGGATTCCTACCTTTTATTTAACAAGAACAGGTCGCTATACAAGATAATTGCGAGCCAGGCCGAGAAGGACGATCTTGTCCAGCAGGAAATCATACCTTTCTCATATCGGTCGAGACAGATTACCATTGTTACTGCTCGCTCTATATTTCGACAATTTGGAAGCCGCGTCATCGAAAACGGCCGCCGCGTCCGAGACGAGTACTGGGAAACTAAGGCTCGCAAGCAGGGCTTCACCAAAGCTGATACTGCCGACGAAACTGATCTTGCCGAGGAGAAACGACCTGGGGGAGCCAGCTTTCTTAACTACGGTGCCGATGCTGAACACGTGGAGACCTTTGCGTCGGCCACAGACTCTGGTTATGCATCACTGCCAATTCATGAGTACAAAGGAAATGTTCAGAAGATAGAAAGGAATGGAAACCAGCAGTTCCACTCCAATGCATCCGACATCAACTACACAAACCTCTTGGACAATGAGAACCAATGCCTGGATGATGCTAGCTCAATATACACAACAGGTCCTAATATCCCGCCATCGAAAAAGGATGCGTATATCTCCTCTCTTGCGGATGATCTGCGAAACAAGGTTTCAACTGAGAAATTAGATGAGAAAAGCGTAGACAGGATCTGTAAGGCACTTCCTAGACATCTCAAGACGTTTGCTATGAGGGTGGGATCGAGTGGTTCGGCGTTGATTTGTCGCGATGTGATGGTCTTTGTGCGTAGGTACAGAAG tgAAATTGCTATTGCCATGAGGAATAGTTATATTAGGGAGAATACTGTCCGTGCCGACGGTCTCGAATACAATACAGCTATGATGGATTTGGGTGATCTCATCAGCAATTGGGATCTGAATACAAACCTCTTGCAAGACCCCAATAATGCGCTCAACAAAAAACCAGATGATGTCATGGACGACAGTCATTATCATAATCTTGATGAAGCAGACGGGGCTACCGACTCTTTGCCAGAGCTTTCCGCTTACAGAGACTTCATTTCGAAGCATCCAGCGTATGAATGGCTTTTGCAGAGCATACAGAGAGAGCTGTATATGGATGTGTCCGGAAACGTACAGACTAATATCAGAGAAACAATTTTAGGCTATCTGCCCAAAGCCCACAGGGTCGGCAGAAGAGAAGCCCCCAAAAGATATATTTTGACCTTTACTGTCGATTGGGATCTAGCCTTGTTTTTGAGAGAGCAAGAATACAGAGAAAGCCCTGAGAGAGCAGTAGAGCGAGCTATTACCATTACTGGGTCGAAATTTGATGCTCAAGCGGCGACGACTCTACAATATCTTAGCCAAACATGGTCGTCATATGGCGTTTGTCTTTTACGTATTGTGAAGCATGTGGTATGCGATACCCATAACATGGCAATCTCTT ACAACCTTCCTGATGGAACTCAGCTGAAATCGTGGCCTCGAGGGCCAGAGTTCAAACTTGAAGTCACTGGGGCAGCAGAATCTATAGCTGAGATCGGAGAACAActtgcttggcttggctcAGCCCTTCGTCCATCCCCCCATGAAAGCGGCGCCGCTGTCGTCGGTGCTTTTGTGAGCGGCATGGGGATAAATTCAGCTGAAGAACCGGCGCCAACATACTTCTGCAACATTAATTTTGAGTTTGACATGATTGATGACGCTGGCGAAATATCCAATGGCCAATGCTGGCACCAGCTGTTCCGAAATCCAGTGATTGTCAAGGGCTATCCCATCCCGCGGAGGCCAATGTCTGACATTGGGCTTGAAATAAGTCTAGATACTATGGCTAACCTGGTGGGCACCCGTCATATAAATACCTTTCACAACAAGATATTCATCAAAGGATTTTCGGCAATGCTGATACCAACGCGGTGTTCTGACAACATCCTGCTTTGGCACTCGTTCTGCAAGAAGAATGGAGATCGCGTCTCATATCTTGATGGGAGGGATTTGCATGCGGAAGACATCAGCCTGCATCGCTTGGAAACCAGTCGTCATATTCTTGGCTGGTCTTCAAGTGTAAAATATCTTGTTG GGTCCGCCGATGCAAACTACAATATTTCTAGTTCCTGGTTCAGACGCCCTGATGAGAATTGTAAATTGGATGGCGTCTCCATATCAAAGGGTTGA